The following are from one region of the bacterium genome:
- a CDS encoding restriction endonuclease: MTEFEAAPALWDTPLVPSLDESDAAAGLIGRVLDEDFGGPAVESLPIDSSSQRSDMSPDRFEAFVAAWYRAQGHEVVLTPYSGDGGIDVLAVKNGRISFIQAKHVGEPDRRIPDDAVDQVRNGASHYLSTYIPDGHSRSYSLVVATNGRASRLLKKSAVEHEVELIRGRDLVRSFRRSPIEAGEPTRLELSRLGSLEELTERVVPLLRQTT, from the coding sequence GTGACCGAGTTCGAGGCTGCGCCGGCGTTGTGGGACACGCCGCTCGTGCCCTCCCTCGACGAATCGGATGCAGCGGCCGGACTGATCGGCCGAGTGCTCGACGAGGACTTCGGGGGACCTGCGGTCGAGTCACTTCCGATCGATTCGTCGAGTCAGCGATCGGACATGTCGCCAGATCGATTCGAAGCCTTCGTCGCGGCGTGGTATCGCGCGCAGGGACACGAAGTCGTCCTGACGCCCTACTCCGGTGACGGAGGTATCGATGTCCTTGCGGTAAAGAACGGACGGATCTCGTTCATTCAGGCCAAGCACGTGGGAGAACCCGATCGGAGAATCCCGGATGACGCGGTCGATCAAGTCAGGAACGGCGCGAGTCACTACCTCTCGACCTACATCCCGGATGGTCACAGTCGCTCGTACTCGCTGGTCGTGGCGACGAACGGCCGCGCGTCGCGTCTGCTCAAGAAGAGCGCTGTCGAACACGAGGTTGAACTCATCCGCGGACGAGACCTCGTCCGGTCGTTCAGGCGCTCCCCGATCGAAGCCGGTGAGCCGACCCGGCTGGAGTTGTCCCGCCTCGGCTCTCTGGAAGAGCTGACGGAACGCGTCGTGCCTCTTCTCCGACAGACGACATAG